One segment of Gammaproteobacteria bacterium DNA contains the following:
- a CDS encoding gamma-glutamyl-gamma-aminobutyrate hydrolase family protein (Members of this family of hydrolases with an active site Cys residue belong to MEROPS family C26.), with amino-acid sequence MKIGILQCDSILDQYRDQYENYPEMFKTLLSTAAPAVLFKTYDVEHGEYPVQIDECDAYVITGSKASVYDDEEWIRVFSDFLIRLHEHKKPLVGICFGHQLIAQALGGETKKSPKGWGVGVQSYEVVDHKAWQQPPLESVSIVASHQDQVMRLPPDAEPILRSEFCENAAFQIGEHILTFQGHPEFSKSYSETMMNHRRAKLGESVFEHGVDSLSKDTDSLRMAQWMMRFLQQKK; translated from the coding sequence ATGAAAATCGGTATCTTGCAGTGCGATTCCATACTGGATCAGTATCGCGACCAATATGAAAACTATCCTGAAATGTTCAAAACGCTATTGTCCACGGCCGCACCTGCGGTTTTGTTCAAGACTTATGATGTTGAGCATGGCGAATACCCGGTGCAGATCGACGAGTGTGATGCCTATGTCATCACCGGCAGCAAGGCCAGCGTCTATGACGACGAGGAATGGATACGGGTGTTTTCGGATTTTCTGATTCGCCTGCATGAACACAAGAAGCCGTTAGTGGGCATTTGCTTCGGCCATCAATTGATTGCCCAGGCCCTGGGAGGTGAGACGAAAAAATCACCCAAAGGCTGGGGCGTAGGCGTACAGTCTTACGAAGTAGTCGATCACAAAGCCTGGCAGCAACCTCCGTTGGAGAGTGTGTCTATCGTTGCCAGCCACCAGGACCAGGTGATGCGTCTTCCTCCCGATGCTGAGCCAATATTGCGTAGTGAATTCTGTGAAAATGCGGCCTTTCAAATCGGTGAGCACATACTGACTTTTCAGGGGCATCCGGAATTCAGTAAGTCTTATTCAGAAACGATGATGAATCATCGTCGCGCCAAACTGGGTGAGTCAGTGTTTGAGCATGGCGTCGACTCGCTGTCAAAGGATACCGATTCCCTGCGCATGGCGCAGTGGATGATGCGGTTTCTGCAACAGAAAAAATAG
- a CDS encoding glutamine synthetase, which produces MNAREIKTVAQAKQIVEQRQLAHVKVGVFDADGILRGKYMSKEKFFSALDKGFGFCDVVLGWDSKDQLYDNVNYTGWHTGYPDAPTRILPDTCRDLPYEENGLFFLAEFADKAEPICPRGTLRRVIERAADMGIKAYSAFEYEFFVFQETRESIREKHYRNLTPLAPGFFGYSVLRNSVDVEIYQEILDLGEAMDFGIEGLHEETGPGVMEAAIQVDSALNSADKASLFKTFAKVACQRKNLMATFMAKWSPDWPGQSGHIHISLQDKKGASLFYDAKDKHGMSETMRHFVGGQQQLMPELLAMVAPTVNSYSRLIPGFWAPTHSTWGVENRTCALRVIPGSETSQRVEYRVAAADANPYIILSAALASGLYGIERRIEPQAMVEGNAYDQHFDDKLRLPANLWESAQRLKASEMAREWFGDAFVEHFAASREWEEREFRRAITDWELDRYFEII; this is translated from the coding sequence ATGAACGCCAGAGAGATCAAAACCGTTGCCCAGGCCAAGCAAATCGTTGAGCAACGTCAGCTAGCACACGTCAAGGTAGGCGTATTCGACGCCGACGGCATTTTACGCGGCAAGTATATGTCGAAGGAAAAATTCTTCTCCGCCCTGGATAAGGGTTTTGGTTTTTGCGACGTGGTCCTGGGTTGGGATTCAAAAGACCAGCTCTATGACAACGTCAACTATACCGGCTGGCACACCGGTTATCCCGATGCGCCGACACGCATCCTGCCCGACACCTGCCGCGATTTACCCTACGAAGAAAACGGCCTGTTCTTTCTGGCCGAGTTCGCGGATAAAGCCGAGCCTATTTGCCCGCGTGGCACCTTGAGACGCGTTATCGAACGCGCAGCCGATATGGGTATCAAGGCCTACTCTGCCTTTGAATATGAATTCTTCGTCTTTCAGGAAACCCGCGAAAGCATACGCGAAAAACACTATCGCAATCTCACGCCACTGGCGCCGGGATTTTTTGGCTATTCCGTGCTACGCAATTCGGTAGACGTGGAAATCTATCAGGAGATACTCGACCTCGGTGAGGCAATGGACTTCGGCATTGAGGGCTTACACGAGGAAACCGGTCCAGGTGTCATGGAAGCGGCGATACAAGTCGACAGCGCGCTCAATTCTGCCGACAAAGCATCTCTGTTTAAAACCTTCGCCAAAGTCGCCTGCCAACGCAAAAACCTGATGGCAACCTTCATGGCCAAGTGGTCGCCGGACTGGCCCGGTCAATCGGGTCACATCCATATTTCGTTACAGGACAAGAAAGGCGCATCGCTTTTCTATGACGCGAAGGACAAACATGGCATGAGCGAAACCATGCGACACTTCGTAGGCGGACAACAACAGTTAATGCCCGAGTTACTGGCCATGGTCGCGCCAACCGTCAATTCCTACTCGCGCCTGATACCCGGCTTCTGGGCACCGACACATAGCACCTGGGGAGTGGAAAACCGCACCTGCGCGCTGCGCGTGATTCCTGGTAGTGAAACATCTCAGCGCGTGGAGTATCGCGTCGCCGCTGCCGATGCCAATCCGTATATCATTTTATCGGCGGCCCTGGCCTCGGGATTGTATGGCATCGAACGTCGCATCGAGCCGCAAGCCATGGTCGAAGGCAATGCCTACGATCAACACTTTGACGACAAGTTGCGACTACCCGCCAATCTGTGGGAGTCAGCACAAAGACTCAAGGCATCTGAGATGGCGCGGGAATGGTTTGGCGACGCCTTTGTGGAACACTTCGCCGCCAGTCGCGAATGGGAGGAACGGGAGTTCCGCCGCGCAATTACCGATTGGGAACTGGATCGTTACTTCGAGATAATTTAA